CAACCGATGGGGTAAACCAGCAAATCATTGAAACAATTCAAACCTCAAATAGTGATATTGAAGTCAATACTATGCTCATTACCCGTTCAGATATCGGTTATGCATTGCGTGATGAAAAGATTGCGGGGATAGACACCCGGGTAATAGTCAACAAACAGGCGGATTGTTCCGAAACGGTTGCAGGTACGCTAATATCGGCTTTGGGAAGCAATTTCAAGGAGTACGGAGAGTCGGGTTTGTTGCATAGTAAATCAATGATCGTCGACCAGTCTAACACCAATTCTGATCCGCAGGTGTTGCTTGGCAGCCATAACTGGAGCGCCAGCGCTAATGATAAAAACGATGAGAATACCCTGATCATCCATGATGCCACCATCGCCAATCTCTTCTACCAGGAATTTATGGCCCGCTGGGCACTTGGTGTGCCCCTCGCAGTTGACGAAACCGACCAGGTTATACCATCTTTGGTTTATCCCAATCCTTCTGCAGGCCAGGTTATGGTCCAGCTCAATGAAAAAGTTCAAGGCCCTGTCAACCTGAGAATTTATAACCGTATCGGGCAGTTGGTATTCCAGGCCGATGAAAGAGCTACACCGGGATCACAAATAAAGCTGAATATCAGTGATATGGATACCGGTATTTATTTCCTCGAAGTGACGGGAAATAACATGCGGATCAGTGAAAAACTGGTAATCATACGTTAATCCAAATAAAACATTCTGTTAATTCGTTACAGGCAGAGTAAAATAATTTGTTAATTTGCATCAACATTCTGATTTATACACCAAAAGTATTGACCTGTGTCAGATAGTTTAGTCATCATCCCTACTTATAACGAGAAGGAGAATATTGAAAAGATCATCCGGTTTGTTTTCTCATTACCGAAGGTTTTTCATGTGCTGATCGTTGAGGATAATTCTCCTGACGGGACGGCTGATATTGTCAGAAAGCTCATGAAAGAATTTCCTGACAAGCTATTCATGGAAGAGAGAAAAGGAAAGCTTGGCCTGGGAACAGCTTACATTCACGGTTTTAAATGGGCACTGGCAAAAGGGTATGAATATATCTTTGAAATGGATGCCGATTTTTCCCATAACCCTGCCGATTTGCTGAAATTGTATGATTCCTGTGCCTCGCAAGGCGCTGACCTTGTGGTCGGGTCCAGGTATATCCGGGGTGTGAATGTGGTGAACTGGCCGATGGGAAGGATATTGATGTCATATTACGCCTCGGCCTATGTGCGCTTTATAACCCGTATGAAGGTGCGTGATACTACAGCAGGCTTTGTTTGTTATACCAGGAAAGTGCTGGACACTATTAACCTTGACCGTATCCGGTTTATCGGTTATGCTTTTCAGATTGAAATGAAATATACTGCCTGGAAGCTCGGATTCAAGATTTATGAGGAGCCCATCATTTTTACCGACCGGACAGAAGGCCAGTCGAAGATGAGTTCCGGGATCTTCAAGGAAGCCGTGCTTGGCGTCATCAGCCTGCGATGCAGAAATATCAGGAAAATCCACCGCAAATAGGGAAAGCCCCTATTTGATCAATGTTGATTTTTCCATCTAACAATAAACCTTATGCCAGGGAATTACTATATACATAATGCCCGGATTGTAAATGAGGGTGAAATATTTCATGGCAGTCTGATTATCAGGGATGGAATGATCCATAAGGTGATCAGGGATGAAGTAACTGAAGGTTATCATGAGGAATTCAAAGGGATGCCATCCCTGGATACAGGGGGAAAATTCCTTATACCTGGCGTGATCGACGACCAGGTCCATTTCCGCGAGCCAGGCCTTACCCACAAAGGTGAGATTTTTACCGAAAGCCGCGCCGCCGTTGCAGGGGGTGTGACCTCTTTTATGGATATGCCTAATACGATTCCACAAACCCTCACCCAGGAATTGCTGGAACAGAAGTACAGCCTGGGGGCAGAAAAATCGCTCGCAAACTATTCCTTTTACATCGGAGCGTCGAACGATAACCTTGATGAAATCCTTAAGACCGATCCGTTAAATGTCTGCGGGCTTAAGCTTTTTATGGGCGCTTCAACCGGCAATATGCTGGTCGAAAATCCCGAAACTCTGGACAATATTTTCAGTAAGGTAAAATTCCTGATAGCGGTCCATTGTGAAGACGAGACTACAATCAGGAGCAATATGGAGCACTTCCGGGAGCTTTACGGCGAGGATGTGCCGCTATTCGCCCACCCGCTTATCCGCAGTGAGGAAGCCTGTTACAGGTCTACATCCCTGGCGATACAGTTAGCCAAAAAATATAATACACGGCTGCATGTGCTTCATTTGTCGACGGCTCATGAAATGGCCCTTTTCAGCAACGACCGTCCGCTTGCTGACAAAAAGATAACGGCAGAGGTTTGTGTCCATCACCTGTGGTTTTCCGATAACGATTACCTGACCCTGGGCAACCGGATCAAATGGAACCCGGCCATCAAGTCGGCCCATGACCGCGGAACATTATGGAAAGCCCTTTTGGAAGATAAGCTTGACGTGATAGCGACCGATCATGCCCCCCACACCCTGGAAGAAAAAGCAAACATTTATTTAAAAGCGCCTTCAGGTGGACCACTGGTCCAGCATTCCCTGCCGGCGATGCTGGATTTTTACCAGCAGGGTCGGATAAGCCTGGAAAAGGTGGTCGAAAAAATGTGCCATGCCCCGGCAGTTTGTTTCAAGGTCGACCGGCGTGGTTTCATCCGGGAAGGTTATTGGGCCGACCTGGCCCTTATCGATCCTGACCAGCCCTGGGAGGTCAATCCTTCCAATATCTTTTATAAATGTGGCTGGTCTCCTTTTGAAGGGCATGCGTTTAGTTCAAAAATAACCCATACTTTTGTCAATGGAAATTTAGTGTATGAGGCGGAGCCGCAACTTCTTGAAAGTCATTTTGATGAATCTGTCAGGGGTATGCGGTTGAAATTTAACCGATAATTAGCTGAAAGCATGAGGAAAGTCTTTTTCTTTTTTATCGTCGTGTTCCTGGCCTCCTGTGGCCAGAAATTGCAGGAAAGAATTACCGAAACATACCCGGATGGGAAACCTAAAAGAGTCCAGTATTATACACCGGGTCCTGAGAACAGCTATATGGCCAAGGAAATTTTTTATTACCAGAATGGTCAGAAGAAAATGGATGGGTTTTATAACCAGGACAACAAGAAGCATGGCAAATGGGTTTACTGGCGGGAGGATGGGAAAAAGTGGAGCGAGGGGTATTTCTACGAGGGGAAGGATGACGGATTAAGAAAGACCTGGCATGAAAACGGCAGCAAGCATTATCAAGGGAAGTACGATAAAGGAACCCGGGTTGGTACCTGGAAGTTCTGGGATGAAAGCGGCAAGTTGGTTAAAGAAATCGATTACGATAAAGAGCAGTAAGTTGTCTTAAAGTGACCAATGACTTATTTTTTCAGTATAAAGTCTATATAAACAGGGAGATGATCGCTGTAGCCACCGTAGTATTCTTTAGCAGCAGTGCGGTTTGGACGTAATGTCCCGTCATCTGTCTTAAACATCAGCCATTCGGGTTCAAAGATCCTCCCTTCGCGGTCGTAAAAGATTACCCCTTTTTCCTTATTCCAGAAACTGCCGCTGATGATTACCTGGTCAAACAGATCCCAATCTTTATAATACAAAGTTCCCTTTCCTTGCCGGTAAAGCGGATCCATCAGGTTATATAGCCCTTTATTGGCCGGCATTTCTGTAGACGGTCTAACTTTCAATCCTTCTGTGATGCTTTTATCAACAGGTTCATCGTTGAAATCACCCATAATCACAATAAGCGCATTGGGATTTCGGCTGAATATAGAATCGGTTAGGGCTTTCAGGGTTTCGGCAGCCATGATCCGCTTCGGTTCGCTCATTTCTTTTCCTTCCGACCGGGATGGCCAATGGTTGACAAAGATATGCAGGGTGTCATTCTTTATCTTACTGCTTAATCCTCTAACATAGAGGATATTCCTGGTGCGGTCTTCCGGTTGAAAAGGGAAAGTCACCGGGATGCTGAGGACATTCAAAGGCTGGAACTGATCCGGATCATAGATCATGGCATTATCAATCCCTCTTTCATCAGGACTATCGCGATGAATGACCTGGAAACGATAGGGGATGATGCGCGGGGAGCGGACCAGGTCCTCAAGGACCATTTTATTTTCAACCTCACATAAACCCATGACGGCAACCGGCTGTGGCTGGGAAAGAGCATGAATGACATCTGCCAGCCGGCTGAGTTTTACCTCGTAACGCTCACTTGTCCAGGGAATCCTGGCTCCCGGTAAAAAATCGGCATCATTGATAAGCGGATCGTCAATAGTATCATAGAGGTTTTCAACATTATAAAAGGCGATGCGGAAAGTTTTGCCTGCCAGTTTGTTCTGATTGGCCTGTCCGAAGACCAATTGTGCGATCAGAATCAGGAGAGCGGAGAAAAGGATTGGATAGAAGAGCTTTTTCATAAAATATTAACTAAAGTCTTTCGTATTTTTTAGCCGGTCGATCAGCCGGCGGTGTTTTTTTGTCGGTCGTCCAACCCCCCTGGGGCGGAACTCCGGTTTCATCTCCTGCTGAACCTTCAACTTATCGTATTCTGCCTGGGGGGTAATATCCTCGAGGAAACCAGGCACCAGCGCTGCCGACACCCTATTGTGGAGCAAGGCGATGACCCTGACGGTCCTGGTATAAATTCCCAGGTGGATGGAAATCTCATCTTTAATGCGGATTTCCCGTGACGGTTTAACGATGTGCCCGCCGATCCTGACCCTTCCTGCTTTGCAGGCTTCCGTGGCCAGGCTCCGCGTTTTATAAACCCTTACTGCCCATAACCATTTGTCTACACGGACATTATCGGTATCGGGTGTGTCTGATGTGACCATCTCCTGTTATTTTTGCCTGAAAAAGATCTGTATCGGCACACCGGTGAAATCGAAATTTTCCCGCAGCTTATTTTCCAGGAAACGTGCATATGGTTCTTTGATATACTGGGGCATATTGCAGAAAAAGGCAAAGGTTGGATAGTGTGTCTTCAGTTGGGTGATGTACTTGATTTTAACGTACTTGCCCTTGGTCTGCGGCGGAGGTGTGGCTTCGATGATCGGAAGCAGCAATTCATTAAGTTTGGATGTTGGCACCTGCCGGTTTTTATTCTCATAAACCTGCCTTGCCCATTCCATCGCTTTGAAAATGCGTTGTTTGTTCAGCACGGATGTGAATACGATGGGAATATCGGTAAAAGGCGCTGTGCGCGATTTTATGTAAGTTTCCATGTCGCGCATGGTATTATTTGCTTTCTCTGCCAGGTCCCATTTATTGATCAGGATGACCACCCCTTTATGGTTCTTTTCGATGAGGCTGAGGATATTCAGGTCCTGTCCTTCCAAACCATCACCCGCGTCGATCATCAGCAGGCAGACATCACTCTGCTCAATGGCCCGTACAGCCCGCATGACCGAATAGAATTCGATATTTTCCGTTACTTTCCCTTTCTTCCGCAAACCTGCAGTATCAACCAGGAGAAATTCAAATCCGAACGAGTTGTAGGGGGTAAAGATGGTATCACGGGTAGTTCCGGCGATGGGAGTGACAATGTGCCTTTCCACGCCAAGCAGCGCGTTGATCAGAGATGACTTGCCCACATTGGGGCGGCCGACTACCGCGATCCTCGGCAGGTCAGGAATATCAGCGGCAATCGTATCCTTAAATTCTTTGACGACATCATCCAGCAATTCGCCAGTGCCGCTGCCGTTAATGGAAGAAATCCCATAAACCTGGCCGAGGCCCAGCTCGTAAAACTCATTGATGTCAAAAGTCCGGTAGGTATTATCTACTTTATTGGCCACCAGGAACACTTTTTTCCTGCTTTTCCGCAGCATGGAAGATACGTCCCCATCCATGCCGGTCAAGCCGTCTTTTACATCGACCATAAAAAGGATCACATCGGATTCACCGATGGCAAGTTCCACCTGCCGGCGGATCTCTTCTTCAAAGATATCATCCGACCCTTCCACATACCCGCCCGTATCGATCACGGAGAACTCAACACCGTTCCAATCGGACTTTCCGTAATGACGATCGCGGGTAACCCCTGCCGTTTCTTCGACAATGGCCTGACGGCTTTTGACCAGCCTGTTGAAAAGCGTTGATTTACCGACATTAGGTCGGCCGACTATTGCAATAATGTTTGGCATGGCACAAAGGTAGTGATCTAATTCCAATCAGAGGTCATATCCGAACTTCTTCAGCTCATTTTCACTGTTTCTCCAGTCTTTTACCACCTTTACGCTCAGTTCAAGAAAGATCTTTTTGCCGAGCCATGCTTCAAGTTCTATCCGTGACTGGGTACCTACCCGTTTGATGGCCAGGCCCTGGTGGCCCAGGATGATGGCCTTTTGTGATTCACGGGCCACGAAAATGTAGGCAATAATGTGAATAAGCGCTTCAGTTTCTTTATATTGATCGACAGCAATTTCCACAGAGTAGGGGATCTCTTTCCGGTAATTCAGCAGGATCTTTTCCCGGATTTTCTCTGCAACAAAGAACCGTACGCTCTTATCGGTTATGGCATCTTTATCATAATAAGCGGGGCTTTCGGGTAATTTAGCCAGGATCGAGGCGAATACGGATTGAAGATTGGCTTTCCGCAAAGCCGAAACCGGAATGATGTCGGAATCAGGAAAGACCTGCTGCCATTCCCTGATCTTCGATTCAAGCGTTGGCTGGTCAGTAAGGTCTATTTTGTTGATCACCACGATTACCGGTATTTTCGTGTCTTTGATCTTACTGATGATCTCTTCCTGGTTGGCAGATTCGCCTATTTCAACCAGGTAGAGCAGGATATCTGCATCTTCAAAAGCAGATTCGACCTCTTTCATCATAGCCTCCTGCAGTTTATAATGAGGCTGCATCATACCAGGGGTATCTGAAAAGACTATCTGGTATTCTTCATTATTAACGATCCCGATGATCCTCTGCCGGGTAGTCTGGGCTTTATGGGTGATGATGGAAATCTTTTCCCCGGTGAGGGCATTGATCAGGGTGGATTTCCCGACATTAGGTTTCCCGATGATATTGACGAAGCCGGCTTGGTGAGCCATGAGATAATGTTTTTGCAAAAGTAGAGAAAAAGGAGACCCGGGGCAGAGGAAGTAAATTCCAAGCACCAAATCCCAAATCCCAAACAAAAAACAAAATCTAAAAACAAAAATTCAAAACAGTTTGAGTTTTGGGATTTGAGTTTTTAAATTTGTTTGGGATTTGGTGCTTGGGATTTGGGATTTGCCTGGTATTTGGCAGGAATGATCACTCTATTATCACCTTGCTAAAGAAACAATATCTTAATAAGAAATATTAAAATTATTGCCGATACAAAAAATATCAACACAGCCCAACCGCCAGTTATTTTGATTTTTTTCATAATAGTATTGATTTGAAATTTGAACTAATATTTGATGAAATTCAGAATTAGTGTAAGACTTCCATTGCGTCAAAGCCTCATTTTATCGTCAAATGAGAATTGCAATAATTGCGTTCACAAATTGCGTGACAATGTTCTACACGTTTCGATCGTGAGGTATATACGGCGAATGGCCTGGAAGAAGACCCCTGGTCATCTTGTTATGACATAGGAGGAGGGCGGATTTTTGCATTATTACCGATCCTTGATGAAAATATCACGAACGGTATATGGGAAATAAAAGATATGGGTTTAAGCGGGTAGCCCAAAAATATTCCGGAAAAGACAAGTAATGCAGATTCAGGTCCTTTATCTGCAATTGATCTGTGTCCTTCTTTAAAATAGCACTGATCCGAAGGTGATTGTGACTTGGCATTATTTGCCGGATGCTTTTTTGTGAGGGGAGCAACAGGAATATCCCGTTTTACACTAAAATTCTTGAAATCTGAGAAATTAACTTTAAAAATGTCAACAGGGTAAACCTTAGCAATTAAATTTCCGGGACAAACATTGGACCTTAATTCAGGTATCCCAGGATTAATTAAACCTAAAAATAGGAGCAGGAAACCATAAAGAAGCGTCCTTTGGTTCAAAGCTTTGGAATGTCCTTTATTGTGGTGCATTTTCAGGTAAATAATGATCCTGTTATTCATTATTCCGTAAATCTAACAAAAAAATGGTTGCTTTTGCAATGAAGTCTCGAAAAAATAACATCAATAACCTTAGTCATTCCCCTGTCTTTCCGCGCTGCCCTTCTTAAGGGTAAATCATCGTAGCATAGGCCTTCATGATCCCTGGTCCGGTATTTGTGGGAAATTGAAAAGGCTTGTTATGATGATGTGGCTATTATTTGGGGGTTTCATCAGGCGTGATTTGCATTGCTGGAGTGTTAGCATCCATTCCCTTTTTATGAGGGGCATGAGGATGCCATCCCACCACGCCCAGCATCACAAAAAAACTGACCACATAGGCTAATGCAACATGCCACCCGCTTTTTATATAACTAACCGTGTCTTTTGTTTTAGGGTACATATTTGAAAGCGCAACACCTGCAGAAGAGCCGAACCATATCATGGAACCGCCAAAACCAACCGTGTAAGCCAGTATTCCCCAATCATATCCGCCTTGTTCAAGGCAAAGCTTGGTGAGTGGAATATTATCAAAAACTGCTGAAACGAATCCGAGGATGAAGGCGGTCTGCCATGAAGCCGGCGGAAGCTCTTCCACAGGCATCATGGAAGCAATCGTCACCAGCGACACTAAAAAGATCGTTCCCTGCCAGGCGTGTTTCAACTCCTGCCAGGGAGTATTTCGCATCAGATTTCCCATAATGATGGCTGTCCAAACGCCCAGTGCCGGAAAATCAAACATGATATTTGTAGCAATGGCCCCAACCAATATCAAAACCACAATAAAGATTTTTCCCCAGTCGATCTTTACACCTGGACCCGAATCTTTGATAATAGGCTGGAATTTATGTTGTTGGATTGATCCGAAAATTCCAAAGATTAAAAATCCTGCAAAAGAAGCAACATATGCATGCATTACCCATACAGCTTCAACGCCATCGATCCACATCAGGGTTGTTGTCGTATCCCCGATAACACTTCCGGCTCCGCCCGCATTACTTGCCGCGATAATAGCTGCGAGGTAGCCGATATGTACTTTACCTTTAAAAACCACCATCGCGATAGTTCCTCCAATCATGGCCGCGGCAATATTGTCGAGGAAGGCAGAGAGAAAAAATACCATGACAAGCAGTACCAGCCCGCCTTTCCAGTCATCTGGTAAAAATTTTGGAAGTATCTTCGGAATATTTGATTCTTCAAAATGCTTGGCCAGGATAGCAAAACCAAATAAAAGACCCATCAGGTTGAGCAATATCCGCCATTCACCTTCTTCCCCTGCTGAGCCAAGTATATGATGGCCCAGGTTGAAGGAGGGATCGAAAATGAATTTAAAGATCAGCACCGCTGCAAGTCCGGTTAAAGCAACATACATGGTCCTTTTATGGAACAGTGCCACCCCGATGAGTGTGAGGGCGAACAAGATAAATTCAACCCTGACAGGGCCGATGGAAGGTATTGCAGAAGAGCTCTCCGCAACGGTCATGGCAACATCGGTAAGCAGCATATAAGTATATTTTGGATATTATTGAAGATGTTGATAGGATGGTTATTGCAGAATATTGACCATCTTCATATTTCCTTATTTTCTTTGATTATACCTCATTTCAGACGTTTATAAAAATATAAATTTATTCATTACCACTACTTCAAACTGTTTGAAATTTTGGATTTTGAATTTTATTTTTTGTTTGGGATTTGGGATTTGGAATTTGGAATTTATCCATCTGGATGTCGTGCCCCGGGATCAATCTTTTTCCGTAATTTTGCTATATCAGGATAAACAAACGGTTCATAACATGCCATTCTCCAATATAGCCTACCGGGCTCCTAAATATTACTTCAGCGATACATCGTTCAGTAAGCTCATGAAACGAAGGATCTATCATGTCCTCCTGATTTCCAGCGCTTATGATGCATTTGTCCTGGAAGACGACGGCAGGATCGACGAACAGATCTTCATCGAATATGTATCCCTCAACCTTCGTTATCCCCCGCAATTTATCCTTGCTTCTTCTGAGAAGAAAGCTTTCGAACTTTTGCGTGATGAAAAAATAGACCTGGTCATCGTTATGCTTAGCTCCGAAGAAATGGATACCTTCGGCCTGGCGGAAAAAATCAAGGTTAAAAACCCTGCCATTCCTATCGTTGTCCTGACCCCGTTTTCCAGGGAAGTCACCCTGAAAATGAATGATGCAAGCAAAAGCGTCATCGATTATGTCTTCAGCTGGCTGGGTAATGCCGACCTGCTGCTGGCCATCATTAAACTCATCGAGGACAAGATGAATGTCGACCACGACATCCAGGAAGTCGGCGTACAGGCTATTTTGCTGGTGGAAGATTCCATCAGGTTCTATTCAAGCTATCTGCCTAACATCTATAAGATTATCTTCAAACAATCGAAGGATTTCATGACTGAAGGCCTGAACGAGCACCAGATGATGCTGAGGATGCGCGGCAGGCCGAAAATCCTGCTGGCAACCACCTATGAAGAGGCGCTTGGATTATATGAGAAATATAAACGTAACCTGCTGGGGATCATCACCGATATGAGTTATCCAAGGAACGGGCAGCAGGAAAAATACGCCGGGGTGAAGTTCTGTGAAAAAGTGCAACGCGACGATCCATTTATGCCTATCCTGCTGCAATCGTCTGACAAGGAAGGGGATGATCTGGCTAAAAAACTGAAAGTGGGCTTTATCAACAAGAACTCAAAAACCATTTCGGTTGAATTAAAGAATTTCATCAGGGAATATTTTGCCTTCGGCGATTTTGTTTTTATTGATCCCGAATCCGGTGAAGAGATCGCCCGTGCAACAGACCTTAAGAGTCTGCAGGAATTACTGTTCCAGGTGCCTGATGAAGCTTTGCGTTACCAGCTGGTCCGGAATAAGCTCTCCAAGTGGCTCAGGGCAAGGGCTTTGTTTCCGCTTGCTGAAATGCTGGTCGATATCACGCTTGACGATTTCGCTGACCTGGATGAAGTCCGCCGTTATCTTTTCGACTCCATAGCCAGCTTCCGCATCAGCAAGTCAAGGGGTGTCATCGCCCAGTTCCGCCGGGAACGCTTCGATGAATACCTGACTTTTACCAGGATCGGTGAAGGATCTATTGGCGGGAAAGCCCGTGGATTGGCGTTTCTCGACATGCTCATCAAACGCAACCGCATCCTCGAGAAATGGCAGGGCGTCTATATTACCATCCCGCGTACAGTCGTTCTTTGTACCGATATCTTCGATGAATTCATGGAGGATAATAACCTTTATGAGATTGCCTTGTCGGACCGAAGCGATGAGGAAATCCTGAAGGAGTTTGTGCAGGCCCGCCTTCCCTTCCGCATCCATGAAGACCTTTATACCCTGATTTCGTATGTCCGCAGCCCCATCGCGGTCAGGTCGTCCAGCTTGTTGGAAGATTCACATTACCAGCCCTTTGCAGGCGTCTATTCAACTTATATGGTGCCTTATGTCGTGGATAATGAACGCATAATGATGGAAATGCTCAGCAATGCAATCAAAAGCGTTTATGCTTCTACCTATTTCAAATCGAGCAAGGCTTACATGACGGCGACAGCCAATATTATTGACGAAGAAAAAATGGGCATTGTCATGCAGACTGTTGCAGGCACCAAATATGGAAACCGCTTCTATCCTTCCTTTTCCGGAGTCGCTCGCTCGATCAATTTTTACCCGCTTGAACCTGAGAAACCCGAAGACGGTATTGCAAGCGTAGCGCTGGGGTTAGGAAAATATATTGTTGATGGCGGCCTGGCCCTGCACTTTTCTCCTAAATACGCTAAGAGGGTTTTGCAGACTTATTCTCCCGAGGCGGCTTTGAGGGAAACACAAAAATACTTCTATGCCCTTGATATGCACCCTGAAGTTTTCCGGCCAAATATCGATGACGGGATCAATATCCTGAAGCTTCCCATTAAAGAAGCCGAGGCCGACGGCTCATTAAAATGGCTGGCGTCTACCTATGACATGCAAAATGGCGTACTGAGGGATGGGGTGAATTATGAAGGCAGGAAATTGGTCACTTTTTCAAATATCCTCAAGCATAATGTTTTCCCACTTGCTGAAATCCTGCAGACAATCCTTGAAATCGGACAGAAAGAAATGGGCAAACCGATCGAGATCGAATTTGCTGTTGATCTGAACCGGCCGGTTAACGATCCAAAGATATTCTATTGCCTGCAAATCAGGCCGATAGTGGATAACAAAGAAAGTGTAACAACAAACCTGGAGAAAGTTCCTAAAGAGAAGACCATTATTTACTCTAAATCTGCTCTTGGCAACGGGGCCATAACAGATCTTTGCGATATCGTTTACGTTAAGCCTGAATCGTTCAACCCGGCTAAAAACAACGAACTTGCTGAACGTATCAGTAAAATAAATGATCAATTCAGGAATGAACATAAAAACTATATCCTGATTGGACCGGGCCGCTGGGGCTCACAAGACCCCTGGCTTGGCATCCCGGTGAAATGGCCCCAGATTTCCGCTGCCCGGGTGATTGTAGAATCAGGCCTTGAAAATTACCGCATAGACCCCAGCCAGGGGACCCACTTTTTCCAGAACCTGACCTCTTTCCGGGTAGGTTATTTCACGGTCAACCCATACATGAATGATGGTTTTTACGATCTGAATTACCTTAAGAACATGCCAGCCGTTTATGAAGATGAATACATCAGGCATATTCATTTCGATCAGCCTGTCCTGGTGGAAATAGACGGGAAGAAAAACCTCGGCGTTATTTATAAGGTTTAAGGTTTGAGGTTTAAGGTTACATTCTGGGATTTGTTTATTGTCTGTAAATTAATTATTTATAGAAATATTCCCCAACTTAACCCTTAAAATTTAAACCT
This portion of the Bacteroidales bacterium genome encodes:
- the era gene encoding GTPase Era, coding for MAHQAGFVNIIGKPNVGKSTLINALTGEKISIITHKAQTTRQRIIGIVNNEEYQIVFSDTPGMMQPHYKLQEAMMKEVESAFEDADILLYLVEIGESANQEEIISKIKDTKIPVIVVINKIDLTDQPTLESKIREWQQVFPDSDIIPVSALRKANLQSVFASILAKLPESPAYYDKDAITDKSVRFFVAEKIREKILLNYRKEIPYSVEIAVDQYKETEALIHIIAYIFVARESQKAIILGHQGLAIKRVGTQSRIELEAWLGKKIFLELSVKVVKDWRNSENELKKFGYDL
- a CDS encoding RNA-binding S4 domain-containing protein, whose amino-acid sequence is MVTSDTPDTDNVRVDKWLWAVRVYKTRSLATEACKAGRVRIGGHIVKPSREIRIKDEISIHLGIYTRTVRVIALLHNRVSAALVPGFLEDITPQAEYDKLKVQQEMKPEFRPRGVGRPTKKHRRLIDRLKNTKDFS
- the der gene encoding ribosome biogenesis GTPase Der, whose translation is MPNIIAIVGRPNVGKSTLFNRLVKSRQAIVEETAGVTRDRHYGKSDWNGVEFSVIDTGGYVEGSDDIFEEEIRRQVELAIGESDVILFMVDVKDGLTGMDGDVSSMLRKSRKKVFLVANKVDNTYRTFDINEFYELGLGQVYGISSINGSGTGELLDDVVKEFKDTIAADIPDLPRIAVVGRPNVGKSSLINALLGVERHIVTPIAGTTRDTIFTPYNSFGFEFLLVDTAGLRKKGKVTENIEFYSVMRAVRAIEQSDVCLLMIDAGDGLEGQDLNILSLIEKNHKGVVILINKWDLAEKANNTMRDMETYIKSRTAPFTDIPIVFTSVLNKQRIFKAMEWARQVYENKNRQVPTSKLNELLLPIIEATPPPQTKGKYVKIKYITQLKTHYPTFAFFCNMPQYIKEPYARFLENKLRENFDFTGVPIQIFFRQK
- a CDS encoding dihydroorotase: MPGNYYIHNARIVNEGEIFHGSLIIRDGMIHKVIRDEVTEGYHEEFKGMPSLDTGGKFLIPGVIDDQVHFREPGLTHKGEIFTESRAAVAGGVTSFMDMPNTIPQTLTQELLEQKYSLGAEKSLANYSFYIGASNDNLDEILKTDPLNVCGLKLFMGASTGNMLVENPETLDNIFSKVKFLIAVHCEDETTIRSNMEHFRELYGEDVPLFAHPLIRSEEACYRSTSLAIQLAKKYNTRLHVLHLSTAHEMALFSNDRPLADKKITAEVCVHHLWFSDNDYLTLGNRIKWNPAIKSAHDRGTLWKALLEDKLDVIATDHAPHTLEEKANIYLKAPSGGPLVQHSLPAMLDFYQQGRISLEKVVEKMCHAPAVCFKVDRRGFIREGYWADLALIDPDQPWEVNPSNIFYKCGWSPFEGHAFSSKITHTFVNGNLVYEAEPQLLESHFDESVRGMRLKFNR
- a CDS encoding endonuclease/exonuclease/phosphatase family protein, with the protein product MKKLFYPILFSALLILIAQLVFGQANQNKLAGKTFRIAFYNVENLYDTIDDPLINDADFLPGARIPWTSERYEVKLSRLADVIHALSQPQPVAVMGLCEVENKMVLEDLVRSPRIIPYRFQVIHRDSPDERGIDNAMIYDPDQFQPLNVLSIPVTFPFQPEDRTRNILYVRGLSSKIKNDTLHIFVNHWPSRSEGKEMSEPKRIMAAETLKALTDSIFSRNPNALIVIMGDFNDEPVDKSITEGLKVRPSTEMPANKGLYNLMDPLYRQGKGTLYYKDWDLFDQVIISGSFWNKEKGVIFYDREGRIFEPEWLMFKTDDGTLRPNRTAAKEYYGGYSDHLPVYIDFILKK
- a CDS encoding SLC13 family permease codes for the protein MLLTDVAMTVAESSSAIPSIGPVRVEFILFALTLIGVALFHKRTMYVALTGLAAVLIFKFIFDPSFNLGHHILGSAGEEGEWRILLNLMGLLFGFAILAKHFEESNIPKILPKFLPDDWKGGLVLLVMVFFLSAFLDNIAAAMIGGTIAMVVFKGKVHIGYLAAIIAASNAGGAGSVIGDTTTTLMWIDGVEAVWVMHAYVASFAGFLIFGIFGSIQQHKFQPIIKDSGPGVKIDWGKIFIVVLILVGAIATNIMFDFPALGVWTAIIMGNLMRNTPWQELKHAWQGTIFLVSLVTIASMMPVEELPPASWQTAFILGFVSAVFDNIPLTKLCLEQGGYDWGILAYTVGFGGSMIWFGSSAGVALSNMYPKTKDTVSYIKSGWHVALAYVVSFFVMLGVVGWHPHAPHKKGMDANTPAMQITPDETPK
- a CDS encoding polyprenol monophosphomannose synthase; the encoded protein is MSDSLVIIPTYNEKENIEKIIRFVFSLPKVFHVLIVEDNSPDGTADIVRKLMKEFPDKLFMEERKGKLGLGTAYIHGFKWALAKGYEYIFEMDADFSHNPADLLKLYDSCASQGADLVVGSRYIRGVNVVNWPMGRILMSYYASAYVRFITRMKVRDTTAGFVCYTRKVLDTINLDRIRFIGYAFQIEMKYTAWKLGFKIYEEPIIFTDRTEGQSKMSSGIFKEAVLGVISLRCRNIRKIHRK